The following nucleotide sequence is from Sphingomonas panacisoli.
CGAACGCCCCCGCGCGCCTTATCGCATCGCGGCGCTGCTCCGCGACCGTTCGTCGAACAAGTTCAACGTCTTCCTGATCGACCTGTCGACCAGCGGTTTCCAGGCGGAGGCGCATCCGTCGCTCGATCCCGGCGCGATCGTGTGGCTGACCATCCCGGGGATGCAGGGGCTGGAGGCGACCGTGATGTGGCGCAAGCGCGCGGTGATCGGCTGCAGGTTCAACCAGC
It contains:
- a CDS encoding PilZ domain-containing protein, with product MLRDRSSNKFNVFLIDLSTSGFQAEAHPSLDPGAIVWLTIPGMQGLEATVMWRKRAVIGCRFNQPLHPAVFDHLVARQ